The nucleotide sequence GTCTGTGGACATCCTTTTCGAATCTGTTGCTAAAGAGGTCAGAGAAAAAGCGATAGGCGTTATATTGACAGGGATGGGTTATGATGGAGCAAGAGGTTTGCTAGCAATGCGCCGCAGAGGGGCTCGAACGATTGGACAAGATGAAAAGTCTTCAGTTGTATATGGAATGCCTAAAGTTGCCTTTGAGCTCGGCGCCGTAGAGAAGCAAGCCCCCATTATGAAAATCCCATTGCTATTGGAAAAGATAATAGAATCGTGAATGATAAAAAGCTACTCCATAAGTGATCTTATGGGTAGCTTTTTCTATTTATGTGATCCCGTTCACACTTGTGATAACCATTATCGATTATGATGACAGTGAAAATTCACGAACATAAAGGAGGTAGCTCTACGATGGTAGCCTCGAATAACAAATATGAAGATGGTGCAGATGCAGGTGGCAAATCAAAGGTGATTGGGACGATCATCTCCGTAGCGGTAGTCGGACTTACGATCTTAGCTGTGTATTTACTTGTATTCGGATTGTATATGGCGAGAATCTAGGGGGGAAAGACGTGAAAATGCACCGAACTGAGAAAGTGTGGTTAACTGCGAGCTTCGGGATGATTATGATGTTCATGCTGCTTACCGGTTATCAAGTATTCGCCAAGGATATGGGAATGCCCAGTAACAAGGAGACGATTGATTGGAAAAAGGTGAGTGAAACGGCTCCGTTCGACAAGCCGGGAGTTTATCAGATTGGCGACAAGGAATATGAAGTGGTCATGACACTGGAAATATTCGCATTCGATCCATTCGACATTGAGGTGCCAGCGGGATCCACGGTTCATTTTACACTGACATCCAAGGATGTTGTTCACGGCTTTGAGATCGCGGAGACGAATACGAATGCGATGGTGCCACCGGGTTACATTCAGAAGGTTAAGCAGAAATTCGATAAGCCTGGACAATATTTAATTCTATGTAATGAATATTGTGGGGCAGGGCACCAAGGGATGTATACGACGATTAAGGTTGTATAAAGGAGCGAAGCGAAATGGAAGCAAGCCTATCACAGCCAATAGACGGCAAACCCCGGACCTTGGTGGAAAAAGCCAACCATGCTTTGGGGATGAATACAAAAGATGCCCGAATTTCTCGAACTTACTTGTTTGTTGCTTTTGCAGCGCTAATGCTTGGAGGACTCTTCGGATTGCTGCAGGTGCTCGAGCGCGGTGGTGTGCTGGAGGTACCGCTAGGGCTCAATTACTATCAAGTTTTAACCGCGCACGGGGTGCTGATGGTTGTAGTGTTCTCGGCCTTCTTCACGATCGGTTACTTCTACGCAGGGCTATCTCATACGTTGGGAGGACTGCTGCCTAAAGTGAGGAAGATGGCATGGATCGGCTTCGGAATGAAGATCTTCGGATTCATTCTGGCAGTTATTCCGATTCTGACGAATGACGCTTCTGTCATGTATACCTTTTATCCCCCTATGGCTGCATCGCCTTCTTTCTATATTGGTCTTGTATTTATCGTGCTCGGAGTATGGATGCTCGCTTTTGGAGCCTTCATCAATGTTGCGCATTGGAGAAAAGCTAACCGTGGCAAGCACGTTCCCATTCTCGCATTTTTCGGTACTGGCGTATTTATCCTTTTGTTCTTCGCTAGCCTTCCGGTTGCAGTTGAAGTATTAACGTTAATTCCGTGGTCGCTGGGTTGGATTGATACAATTAATGTTATGGTTTCCCGAACGTTGTTTTGGGCTTTTGGACATACGCTCGTTAATATCTGGTATTTAACAGCGGTTTCTGCATGGTATGTTATCGTACCTAAAATTATTGGTGGTCGCAGATTTAGTGACACGCTGACTCGTGTGGTTATCATTGCGCTAGTCATTATGAACATTACCGGTGGATTCCACCATCAAATTATTGATCCGGGCATCTCTGAATCTGTGAAGTTCATGCACGTATTTATGAGTTTAGCGATCGGCTTCCCCTCACTGATGACGGCATACGCTATGTTCTCTGTATTCGAGCGAACGGCAAGACGGAAGGGCGGCAAAGGGCTGGTTGGATGGTACAAAAAAATGCCGTGGGGAGACGTTCGTTTCCTAGCTCCAATGATTGCGATGATTGCATTCATTCCTGCGGGTGCAGGCGGAATTGTCCAAAGTACGAACCAGCTTAATCAGGTGGTTCATAACACATTATGGATTACAGGGCACTTCCATCTAACGCTTGGAATGACGGTGACGATGACCTTCTTCGGGGTTTCCTATTGGTTGATTCCCTATGTATCGAAGCGGGTGCTAACGCCAGCGATTAATAAGCTGGGCGTCATTCAGACGATCCTCTGGACAGTTGGGATGTCTACGATGGCAATCTCGATGCATACTGTAGGCTTGTTCGGCGCACCACGCAGAACTTCGTTCACTACCTATGGTGACAATGCAACAGCAGCAGGCTGGGATCCCTATTTAACACTCATTGTGATTGGAGGGTCGTTGCTCGTTGTTGCTGGTATTATGCAGCTGTATGCGATGTTCCATCTGATGTTCCGAGCGCCAAAGGGTGAAATGGAATTCCCGATTGCTGAGGCGGAAGAAGGGGAGTCCACGCCATACTGGACAGAACGCTGGGGTGTGTGGATCGTATTGATGTTAGTTGTTGTTGCGATGGCCTATGTCATTCCGTTAACTGAATTTATTTTCAATGCGCCACCGGGCTCACCTCCTTTCAGGACGTGGTAAATGTGAGGAAAATCAAGCATACAACGATAGCCAGTATTCTCGTGATTGTGTTTGGAATTGGATTGTTTGCGCTTGGGACAGACGGGTTCCGTGCATACACGGCAGAAGCCGCAAGGGTGTTAGAGTTAAATAAGACGAATCCTCTGTTTTCGAATGCAACCTTAGAGGATAGTACCGGTACAACCTATTCGATATCCGAGTTTGAAGGCAAGTATGTGCTCATTACTTTCATCTATGCATCGTGTGGCACGTTCTGTCCGCAATTGGAAATGAATATGGCTGAAATTTACGACAAGCTGCCTAGCTCCTATGTGGGTGAAGAAATTATTTTCCTCAGTATCACCTTCGATACAGTCAGAGACACAGTGGATGTATTGAAGAAATACAGAGGCTATTTCGATAAAGAGGAGTCGTCATGGCGAATGGCGAGAATTCCTGATCAGAAGGAGCTGGACACTCTATTAGAGGCGTTTGGTGTAATCGTAATACCCGATGATAGTGGGAATTTCACGCATAATGGTGCGTTTTACTTCGTCGATCGCGAAGGGCGCCTGATTGAAGTCATGAACTATGCCGAGATTGATCAAGCTGTGGGAAAAATAACAACGAGAATCGAGCGTGACAAGGGGGCGTAAATCCGTGAAGCAATCGGTGTATGGGCTACTGTTGTTGATGGCATTAAGTATCCCCCCTGTCGCGAATTTGATGGAATCCATTATGATCGTACACATGCATATGCAGATGCCGCTGCTTGTCGTTGCAGGATTTTTCATGGCTCGTTATTTGCAGCTTCGCTTCCCCCATTTTTTTGAAAGCTGGAATAATAACGGCGTGCCGGGGATGATCTTGTTCACGATTGTTGTGTCGTATTGGATGATTCCCCGGACGATGGATGAAGCGATAACGATTCAGAGCGTTGAAATTTTTAAGTTTTTCAGCTTAGCAATATTAGCGGGGGTCCCTCTTCGAGACAGCTGGAAAAAGCTCGGCCAAATCGGACGCAACATCATGATAAGCCTC is from Candidatus Cohnella colombiensis and encodes:
- a CDS encoding cbb3-type cytochrome c oxidase subunit I gives rise to the protein MEASLSQPIDGKPRTLVEKANHALGMNTKDARISRTYLFVAFAALMLGGLFGLLQVLERGGVLEVPLGLNYYQVLTAHGVLMVVVFSAFFTIGYFYAGLSHTLGGLLPKVRKMAWIGFGMKIFGFILAVIPILTNDASVMYTFYPPMAASPSFYIGLVFIVLGVWMLAFGAFINVAHWRKANRGKHVPILAFFGTGVFILLFFASLPVAVEVLTLIPWSLGWIDTINVMVSRTLFWAFGHTLVNIWYLTAVSAWYVIVPKIIGGRRFSDTLTRVVIIALVIMNITGGFHHQIIDPGISESVKFMHVFMSLAIGFPSLMTAYAMFSVFERTARRKGGKGLVGWYKKMPWGDVRFLAPMIAMIAFIPAGAGGIVQSTNQLNQVVHNTLWITGHFHLTLGMTVTMTFFGVSYWLIPYVSKRVLTPAINKLGVIQTILWTVGMSTMAISMHTVGLFGAPRRTSFTTYGDNATAAGWDPYLTLIVIGGSLLVVAGIMQLYAMFHLMFRAPKGEMEFPIAEAEEGESTPYWTERWGVWIVLMLVVVAMAYVIPLTEFIFNAPPGSPPFRTW
- a CDS encoding SCO family protein codes for the protein MRKIKHTTIASILVIVFGIGLFALGTDGFRAYTAEAARVLELNKTNPLFSNATLEDSTGTTYSISEFEGKYVLITFIYASCGTFCPQLEMNMAEIYDKLPSSYVGEEIIFLSITFDTVRDTVDVLKKYRGYFDKEESSWRMARIPDQKELDTLLEAFGVIVIPDDSGNFTHNGAFYFVDREGRLIEVMNYAEIDQAVGKITTRIERDKGA
- a CDS encoding cytochrome c oxidase subunit II; amino-acid sequence: MKMHRTEKVWLTASFGMIMMFMLLTGYQVFAKDMGMPSNKETIDWKKVSETAPFDKPGVYQIGDKEYEVVMTLEIFAFDPFDIEVPAGSTVHFTLTSKDVVHGFEIAETNTNAMVPPGYIQKVKQKFDKPGQYLILCNEYCGAGHQGMYTTIKVV